The window TTCTTAAATTGGAATTTCTAGTTTATcagcagacatcgtacattttccaacaattttggtgcagcagttggtggtgttaacggaattggtatagataatttcaactgaaatggtaaattaaggttcatattaacgtaattaaccctaattaattattagggttgaaataatttataccaattccgttaacaccactccggttcaccaaaaatattaaaatactcgAAAATATACGATGTCTGTTTATCAGTCTTTAGTTAAGGGATAATGAAATAAAGTTGAGAAAATAACTATGTATACTTTCACATTTTACTATAGATACTTAATACCTAGCTATTAGGTACCCTAGGGTATTATACTTATCAGGTGCTAattgcacaaaataaataaaatgttaaattggTTGACTGCATCGAATTTTAccttattatatacctacctattagatCTGTAGAATCGGAATAATCCACACAGAAATTCAAACGTGTGCCGCTTGAATCTCATCACTGGTGATAGGAAGACAGGCGACATTTTGTCGAATTGTGAAATATGTATTTGCatctgtaacaataaaaaataagtgtacatatattgtaattaaaaaatcGCAAACTTCGTGTAGTTATGAAGAAAAACCGGCAAAGTGTGAGTCGGGCTCGCGTTCCAagagttccgtacattaagtccgactcacgcttgactttagatttctaataggttttcctgtttcatctataggtaaagaatgTGAATGGGGTGAATGGTATTTTTTTGgctattatcttaaataacttctaacatatgagtcgcttaacttcaaactcgggtaaatccatctgttagattatgtgattttggtattaagaaaacgtaatagggtagatatttgctgagagggtccaatggatttacccgagtttgaaattaagcgacacatatgtattataaaattataaaaaatcatatatttgaaattctctaaatgagctcttttatttgatatacatataacacgatataattaaaaaaaaaacttatttttttaactttctcaTTTACAGCCCATGTAGGTATTGAAATCGATCCTATTATATAAAAGCGTTCCGTGTTTTCCtgttgaggtacggaaccctaaaaatgtacctagtgcattcattcaattttatttcatattcatttatttactctGACAAAGTTTACCCCCAGTTTAAGAAAAGTTCGAGTCTCGAAAGGCAGCTGAAGTAAATGGCGCGTACAGGCCCGTAGATTATGTAGCAAGTAGTTCTGTACCAAAAGTCGGTGTTTTTCAATTTCTGATACAACACAACTTATGGTGCCATATAGCGTCATCTAGTTTACTGCAACACAACGAACTCTTCAAAAATTTCATTCTTGAATCTTGATACAACCTTTTATGGTTAACAGTATTATTCTCCTAACAATCGTTTACTGCTGCTCATCAAGAAAATCCCAACGTGTTCAAACATAATTTTAGTGCGTTTTTTTAGGAtatcaacggtattagaaaatagagttgaatttgttttgttttaaaatcgaacgaaacgaaataaaagaaactctattcaatttcattaagatttaaatttcattggaggtaatttgtactagtattagaacattgaaccccaagaggctaTAGCTACCCCATAGGCAATAGTTCAATTAAGCTTTGAATATTTTGGGTTTACGTCGATCTGTGTTATGACTATccccaaatttaaaaaaaatacggcCTTCGTCAGaaaaaaacattatgaaattgaaataatgtgaatatatacatatattcacATTCTACTTAATTATATTTGGTAAGTTCccatatgtacttacatttcTATAACTTACAATGTGCATCATAGGTGAGAAattaaattttcaccacaccagctcggaaaggcttactttgcacttcaaaaactgatagcaaagttgcattttattcacatgtgaggcaaagtaatcaaatgctaattttgagttgttttcttatgtttgctggtagaattgacttttaaatgatgattttggatgataaatatttaataatattcatttggatttcatttggtttgattttttttgatattttacatttaatatttgctttggtttggtgtggtgaaaaattttgtgtttcactcggaggcaaattttgtttaaccctcgtactttgaaaccctcgcaacgctcaagattccatttctcgaaccactcgccacgctcgtggttcaattttggaatctttcgcttgctcaggtatcaatatttgcacgagcggttaaacaacaactttgcccccttgtaaaacaaataactattctgtCATCAATATTCCTTGTCTTCCCTagacaaaacatttttttctacacAGTAACACAAAAGCTGATTCATAGCAAGCAAGCAACGCGAAGTCGCTCGCTCGTTCATTTGCTCTTCGCAACCGAAGGAGGGTGAGCCGACAAAGGTGCATATCGCACTTGGGGTATTGcattcaatatttttacctGAGTTAATTCAGCAAACGGTTCCTTGTCTTCCCTTTAGTCAGTAACTATTCGCGTCTTCGCTTCCCTTGTGCGGCATTTAAGATGTCGCAAAGATTGTGGTTGCTCGTGGAATGGGTGGACGAACGTGATGTATTTCCCAGTTATGGAGTGGTCAATGTTGGTTCCTTGATCGGTAATGAGACGCAGTTACACGTTGGGAAAATGATATATGTTCGAGATAAGCACGGGAATAATACTCGGCGGGCGCAGGTTATGAGGATATCGGGTAAGTTTTTAAATAACCGTTATCTAACTGTCATCTGAAGTCATTTTCATTATTAAGAGGATGAATGACCGCTTCTCCTTACAATTGTAGTCTTCATTTTCCTCTCAGGAGAATGATATTATGGAAAACATTTTTCCACAATTTAATCATTTAATGTATCATCACGCTCaacgattgttgcgccattctagagtcctagctaaattggttgttcaatacttacgctatagaatttccaatttagcaagaaccctaaatggcctAACAagcccgtgtggtgactgtataggtatacatagtGAATACGCacgtatataagtaggtacttatatgtaacATTAACCAAAGCTATGCCTCTAAGTTTGAATGTCGATTTGTCGATTACCAggtaaaatataggtaagtgtTAGGActgaaaaataaattgcaaattatataataattaaaaaaaactaaattaatcAATCCACCCCTCGTTTTTCATAGCTAATATTTACTAAAAGGACAGTGGTAAATGAGATTTGTGGACCTACTACAGGTACCtaggtattaatttatttaattttggttGGGTGAATATTATCATTGCGTTAATAGTGTGGTAAAAATGTTTGTGTTTCACTCcgtagcaaagtttgtttaaccctcgtgccttgccTTGAAAATTGCTGCGCTCGTGATTCAATTTTAGAATTTATTGCTCGGGTATATACTTAGGGCATAggtactgaaaattcctggactggccacttagaaaaaataagtcgtctcattatatcagaatccagaaactttcggTGTGGCCCACGCACGTGGGATTAAACAACaactctgggctataaccgcaaaaatcgaagttcgcaaattgcgggcatttttctctaattacgccttcattggagtaaaagagaaagatccccgcaatttgcgaacttcgattttcgcggttagaGCCCTGcgcccttgtaaaacaaatatctGTTTCTAGATAATAAACACTACGTGAAAGAACAAAAGAAATTGGTGGAGAGAGAGGATCATCAAGTGAAGAATGTGTTGTCGCTTTGTATGCGCACTATTCGAGAAATGAAATCCGGCCCaatggtaattattatttaaaaaaaaaaaatcatttatttcaggttACCAGGACCCATATTACAttcacaaaaaataataataatagataatACTTAGTAGTTAATATTTGATTATTTTCTTTTGTAAGATCAACTGATAAGATAATAATTACGTCCAGTCCATGGGAAAAAATTGCTTTCTCAAGGCACACATTTTTTGTACCGAAGTATGTTCAGGTATAAAATATGGTCGATTGTATGACTTGCCTAAGCTACCTGTCAGTTTCCTGTTATATTTTCTCAATGGAAAAAAAACCACGCATATAATAATACACGCTGTAATGTGATCGAAACTCAGCGGCATATTAATCCAGAATTCTTATCATgctttttaggcttccgtaacCAAAATGACACAAAAAATGGAACCAGTTTTATCACGTccgtctgttcgtctgtctgtctgtctgtttgtatgtcaAGCTGTCAAGCCAGGTGTATTAGCAAAAAAGGTTTAAGAAAAGAAAAACTTTTTTGTTACAGTTTTCCGGGATGATGAGTTCCGATCAACCGGCTCAAGGAGTTTCGACTGGACCGGTATCATTGCCACAAGTCGTGCCGGACACTGATAATACTAGCAGCGAAAGTGAACAGGAGGTTCGtgattttgatttaatttttaatgtttttcgTGGTACCTgtatcagggatgttgcggatgcagatttatTGACccccgcggatgcggatgcgggtatttaaagcctcacatccgagCATGCGGATGCGggtgcggatgtcaagatttggtctTTGGACGAAACAGGACGTAACGTCACGTAACGTAAcgttaaatattacattttttattttaaaaaacgaaacgtttagtatttgagcaagaatataggtatatacgttttatttaataaacagtaacttggccgtcttttcgggatctagacaatttcattatatataatgacgaaattacctagcacttacgccgccggcgccgccgctaatatgttcctgttaccgacttggtcgacatccgcatcatgcggatgctccgcatcgattttatgcagatgcggatgttgaaaataatgcggatgttccgcggatgcggatgcggatgcgaatattcgcaacatccctggtacctattatgagcaactctaagtaatagttttttttatgttcgATCAGCAGGTGATTAAGCTTGCTTATTCTAAACTATGAGATATGATGAACAACTAGGAAAAAACGACGTTTCTTAAAGCGTCTATTTAATATTTGGAATTGGAACCAGGTATAATGAAAATGTTTTATTGCATCAGCTCTTATAGTGTGGTTGTTGCTGGAagacaaaaatattattaatgtcCAAAAACCATTTCTTGATTCTTACAGATGCATTATGAAGTTAGCAGACGTCATAAAAAGTCGTCCCAAAACGCTCACTATCATCGCGATGCTTCCACAAGCCGAAGCAGACAGTCCTCTCGGTACCAGGCTCCAAACCCCAGGAGCCGCTCCATGATCTGCAGCACTCCAGTAACACAAGGCGCCCGTATACCTGTCTTGACCTTCGACCAGAGCACCCAAGTTGATTTTGACGCGGAAGACCGTAAACAAAAGATGGTGGAGATGGAGGTTGTCGTTAAAGGTCTCTACGCCCGCTTTTTGGCATTAGTGGCTAGATGTCATAACGAGAACATTCCATTGCCGGAAGGTGTGGTTGACCCTTTTGATGGTCCAGAACGTCAGAACGGTACGTCACCGATGGAGCAAGCCAACGTAGTGGGGGAGAATTTGACTGTGAACGGAAACCATGTGAAGGGCGAAGCGGTTTCGAATCCAAAAACGTTGGAGGTTCGTCGAGTTTCAGCGCACACTACCAACACTGGCGAAACGAGCTATAATGGGATCGATTACGATATGGtacctattttttattaattttagaaaaaatatcTTAGCGCATTCAATATTCTGGGAGCTAGCGAAGCGTCTCACTGATGTGGTGACCAGAGGGCACTGGTTCCTTCCTTGTCCAGCGAATTTGCATGGCAATACAGCGCGGCAAATGCTACCAGTCTACTGGACAGTCTGCATGGGCACCCTATCATCTAGCGCCGAGCTAGCCCCAATTTTtacctatacatttttattaatttacttagTATTTCAAATTTCTATATTCatgattttttataaattaatttattttattggaaaataaaataaactaccaTTTCAGGTACCGATTGGAGCTGGCAACGCCGTTGTGCCAAGCAGACTATTGAACGATATAGACTGGACGTCCTACAGCACTGCCACAAGGCAACTTCTGCAAGCAGTGTTTCCTCGCAGGTAACTAATACACTTCttaccaatatattaaaaaaaaaaatcgataacTAAATTATCAGACATCGTAATTTTTTTAGcttttttggtgcagcggagtggcgTTAACGGAATTGATAcctatagataattccaactgaaattgtaaattaaggttattaacgtaattaacgctaattaatcattagggttgcaattgtttataccaattccgttaacaccactccgttgcaccgaaaatgctataaaatttacgatgtctgcgcTAATTATTGAACAGAATTTTGCAATATTCGTGATATTGTacaaacaaataaatgcccttactgggttTTGAACCCGGAACCtcttgcttcataggcaggtACTACTGACGAGGCCAGGAGGccgttaaaataaaatgttttatttaaggGTACTTGCCACTCATTCCCTGACTGGCAAGCAATCTCCAGCCTTCATGAACATCCCGCCGAAGAAGCGGCTCGACCCTCAAATCGTGAATGATATTGTTGACACCGTTGCTGAGCGCTGCGGTGTATCTAAACGACTGGTCAGGTAAATTCCTAAACAACTTTACTTACTAAGTTAACGGGTTAACGCTAGAGTTCTTATTTTAAGTTTGTAATACGAAAAACATAAAGATTGCCGACAGGGTAAAGGTAGACTGAAAAAGAGATGGCAGAACGACTTAAGGAATGGTGGGGAATAAAGAAAGCGAAAGGACCAAATGGAGAAAAAAGAGGGGATGCCGTTGTCCTGCAGTGGGTCAAAAAAAACGCAAATAAAAAACCGAAAAATCAAAAGAAGCTCCTACTGTTACCGAAGGGATGCGGAGTCTAGAAACAAAACTACCGCCGATTTAGTTTTGCAGGGAGGCCGACCCCGGCTTTCCTGCAAAATCTACAAATGGTGCCCGGCAACCCCCGTGCCGAGTTGTAATTAGCGCTTTACAGTTCGTGGGAATTTATTTCATCAACGTTCTTAACTTACAAAAAAAGGCAAATGTTTAAATAGGTATACTAATCTAATCAACTTAGAAAAATGTGTATAATTGGATAATACGGTTCTTATACTAGACCCGGGAGTTCGACTGGAATTTGTGCGTGCGTCTATAAGATTGTGAGCGTTCATGCTTTATAAATGTTCATGGTTTATCTCTTGTTTTTTCAGAGGCAGCATAACAATAAAATGCACTGACGAGGCGAAACTGTACCGCAACCGGCTGCACTACAGACAGTCTCGTCAGCATCCGAATCAAGAGAATGTCCCGCCCGGACCTTCCTCGGATGAATCGTCTACCGTCACCGAATAAATTCGTTGACACGTTGACAGATGATTCACTAacattaaaactaactaaataatatggctcagcgatccaaagagggtcttggcctccgaaacgagagcacgGCACTTTTCCCGATTCTGCGCCGTTTCCTGCCAATTATCGGCTAGAAGCTGACGCAGATCCGCTTCCACACTGAAAAATACGCTGAAGAATACACGAAATGCTAATGGGCGCTTTTTACTTTATCGTGGACGTTCACAATAGCACGTTTAATCGTTACGATAACGCTGGACCTAAATGTATGAGATTGTATGCAGTCGCTTTTTAGTGTACGGTGAATGATAACGGAATATTGTGGACGTCAAATGTCCACGATAATTTAAAAACGTCTGCACACGGTCTCATACATAGGTTCCCCGCTATAACGTGGCGTTAAACACGGTTGTCCACGGTAAAGTATAAAAGAGCGCATCCAGTGTTcgggtaggtagtaggtactttataaaaattcTATGGAACCAGCACATTTTtcctaaaaaataaattatatatattttgagATGAACTTATATAGTAGGTACGGTATTTGGTTAAGCGATAAAATGTCACCTTTACTGTGTATAGGTACCTCGACGAAGTATACCTACAAGATGTATGTATATTCAAATTTTAATGATAAATTAAAAACGAATTTTATCTCAAACAATGTCAGCAAACtagaaattttacatttttattagtGAGGATTTGTCCATTAAAAGATGTTTTCTGTCTCAATGTGTTTTCAATTTCGAATATAACTAAATAGCCTGCTGTTAAGAGTCTGAGAATGTATGGCGCCCCCATACATTCTAtgtcttctctttccgaacagactcaaACCACGCCGcacaatgaataaataaatataatgtatcCCGTGTTTCCCATCAAGCTAACACCTTTAAGCCCTAAACCCG of the Cydia fagiglandana chromosome 17, ilCydFagi1.1, whole genome shotgun sequence genome contains:
- the LOC134672504 gene encoding uncharacterized protein LOC134672504 — encoded protein: MSQRLWLLVEWVDERDVFPSYGVVNVGSLIGNETQLHVGKMIYVRDKHGNNTRRAQVMRISDNKHYVKEQKKLVEREDHQVKNVLSLCMRTIREMKSGPMFSGMMSSDQPAQGVSTGPVSLPQVVPDTDNTSSESEQEMHYEVSRRHKKSSQNAHYHRDASTSRSRQSSRYQAPNPRSRSMICSTPVTQGARIPVLTFDQSTQVDFDAEDRKQKMVEMEVVVKGLYARFLALVARCHNENIPLPEGVVDPFDGPERQNGTSPMEQANVVGENLTVNGNHVKGEAVSNPKTLEVRRVSAHTTNTGETSYNGIDYDMVPIGAGNAVVPSRLLNDIDWTSYSTATRQLLQAVFPRRVLATHSLTGKQSPAFMNIPPKKRLDPQIVNDIVDTVAERCGVSKRLVRGSITIKCTDEAKLYRNRLHYRQSRQHPNQENVPPGPSSDESSTVTE